In a genomic window of Mycolicibacterium neoaurum VKM Ac-1815D:
- a CDS encoding bifunctional MaoC family dehydratase N-terminal/OB-fold nucleic acid binding domain-containing protein codes for MSDLQAGIEAVLAAGSSSPTVARDPVNQPMIHHWVDAVGDKNPIYVDAEAARAAGHPGIVAPPAMIQVWTMMGLGRSRSDDDPLARAMKLFDDAGYVGVVATNCDQTYHRYLQPGEQVAMSAEIVGIVGPKQTALGEGYFINQKISWHTVGAGAEELVAEMDWRIMKFLPAANAAKPETAAIPEDLDPDKLMRPSSSRDTKFFWDGVNAHELRIQRRPDGTLQHPPVPAMWADKDAPVDYVVSSGKGAVFSYVVHHAPKVPGRTLPFVIALVELEEGVRMLGELRGVDSEQVKIGMPVTATYIDFPDSEVSPAWTLYAWEPQA; via the coding sequence GTGAGCGATCTGCAGGCGGGTATCGAGGCCGTCCTTGCGGCGGGCAGCAGCAGCCCGACCGTCGCGCGCGACCCAGTGAACCAACCCATGATCCATCACTGGGTCGATGCGGTCGGGGACAAGAACCCGATCTACGTCGATGCCGAGGCGGCCCGCGCCGCAGGTCATCCGGGTATCGTCGCCCCGCCGGCGATGATCCAGGTGTGGACCATGATGGGGCTGGGCCGTTCCCGCTCCGACGATGACCCGCTCGCCCGGGCCATGAAGCTCTTCGACGACGCGGGTTATGTCGGCGTCGTCGCCACCAACTGCGACCAGACCTATCACCGCTATCTGCAGCCGGGGGAGCAGGTGGCGATGAGCGCGGAGATCGTCGGCATCGTCGGTCCCAAACAGACCGCGCTCGGTGAGGGTTACTTCATCAACCAGAAGATCAGCTGGCATACCGTCGGGGCCGGCGCGGAGGAACTGGTCGCCGAGATGGACTGGCGCATCATGAAGTTCCTGCCGGCAGCCAACGCGGCCAAGCCTGAAACGGCCGCGATTCCCGAGGATCTCGATCCCGACAAATTGATGCGGCCGTCCTCGTCGCGTGACACCAAGTTCTTCTGGGATGGCGTCAACGCACACGAGCTGCGCATCCAGCGCCGCCCGGACGGGACGCTGCAGCACCCGCCGGTCCCCGCGATGTGGGCCGACAAAGATGCACCCGTCGATTATGTCGTCTCCTCCGGGAAGGGCGCGGTGTTCAGCTATGTCGTCCACCATGCGCCGAAGGTGCCCGGGCGCACGCTGCCCTTCGTGATCGCCCTTGTCGAACTCGAGGAGGGCGTTCGGATGCTCGGCGAGCTGCGCGGGGTGGATTCCGAGCAGGTGAAGATCGGAATGCCGGTCACCGCAACCTATATCGACTTCCCCGACAGTGAGGTCAGCCCGGCCTGGACGTTGTACGCATGGGAGCCGCAAGCATGA